GGCCAAGGGCGGAGAGGTGATTTTCGTCGGCACCAAGCGCCAGGCCCAGGAGGCCGTGCGCAACGAGGCCGGCCGCGTGGGCCAGCCCTTCATCACCAACCGCTGGCTGGGCGGCACGCTGACCAACTACCAGACCATCAGAAAGAGCATCGAGCGCCTGAAGAAGCTGGAGGCCATGGTGGAGGACGGCTCCATCAACCGTTACGGCAAAAAGGAAGTCTCCATGCTCATGCGTGAGATGAAGAAGCTGCAGGCCAACCTGGGCGGCATCAAGAATATGGACAACCTGCCCAAGGCCGCCTTCATCATCGATCCCAAGCGCGAGGAGATCGCGGTCCAGGAATGCCGCAAACTGGGCATCCCCATCGTGGCCGTGGTCGACACCAACTGCGATCCCGACTGCATCGACTTCGTAATCCCGGGCAACGACGACGCCATCCGCGCCATCAAGCTCTTCGTTTCGCACATGGCCGACGCCTGCATGGAAGGCGCCGCCAAGCGCGATGACGACGAAGCCGTCCCGGCCGGGAAGGCTCCGGCCGCCGAGGCCGCCCCGGCTCCCGAAGCCGCCGCCGAGACCGTCGAAGAAACCACCGCCGACAAGGAGTAATCCATGAGCATTTCCGCCTCCCAGGTGAAGATCCTGCGCGACAAGACCGGCGCGGGCATGATGGACTGCAAGAAAGCCCTGGCCGAATGCGCCGGCGACGAAGAGAAGGCCATCGCCTGGCTTCGCGAGAAAGGCATCGCCAAGGCCGCCAAGCGCGCCGGCCGCGCCGCCACCGAGGGCATCATCGGCTCCTACATCCACTCCAACGGCAAGATCGGTGTCATCGTCGAGGTCAAGTGCGAGACCG
The sequence above is a segment of the Alkalidesulfovibrio alkalitolerans DSM 16529 genome. Coding sequences within it:
- the rpsB gene encoding 30S ribosomal protein S2: MAYVTMKQMLETGVHFGHQTRRWNPKMRPFIYGARNGIHIIDLQQTVKLFQKAHDFLVETVAKGGEVIFVGTKRQAQEAVRNEAGRVGQPFITNRWLGGTLTNYQTIRKSIERLKKLEAMVEDGSINRYGKKEVSMLMREMKKLQANLGGIKNMDNLPKAAFIIDPKREEIAVQECRKLGIPIVAVVDTNCDPDCIDFVIPGNDDAIRAIKLFVSHMADACMEGAAKRDDDEAVPAGKAPAAEAAPAPEAAAETVEETTADKE